The Pseudonocardia sp. HH130630-07 DNA window CCGGTCCGGCTCCCCCGGTGTCGACGTCGAAGTACTGGACCATGTCCCGGGCCCGGAACTGCTCGTCGGCGACGATGTCGGGCGCGGTGTGGATCGGACCGGCCGGCACCCCGGCCTCGTCCAGCCGGGCCAGCACCTCGTCCCGGGGCAGCGACCGGGTCCACGCCTCGATCGCCGCGTCCAGCTCGTCGCGGCGCAGCCAGCGGCCGGCGTTGGCCGCCAGGTCCGGCTCGGCCCCCAGCTCGGGGCGGCCGATGACCTCCATGAGCCGACCGAAGATCGAGTCCCCGTTCCCGGCGACGACCACGCTCGCGCCGTCGCCGCAGACGTAGGCGTTCGACGGCGCGATGCCCTCCATCCGCCCGCCGACCCGGTGCCGCTCGACGCCGTAGGCCAGGTGGTCGGGGACCAGCGACTCCATCATCGAGAAGACCGCCTCGTTGAGGGCGACGTCCATCGAGCGCCGGTTCAGCGGTGGCCGCGCCGCCCCGGACGCCTCGCGCTGGTAGAGACCCATGACGGCGGAGAACGCCCCGTACAGCCCGGCGATCGAGTCCCCGATCGACACCCCGGTCCGCGACGGCGGCCGGTCGGCCTCGCCGACCAGCGCGCGCAGCCCGCCCATCGCCTCGGCGACCGCGGCGAACCCGGGCCGCCCGGCCAGCGGCCCGGTCTGCCCGAACGCCGAGATCCGCACGAGCACGACGTCGGGGTTGGCGGCGTCCAGCTCGGCCGGGCCCAGCCCCCACCGCTCCA harbors:
- a CDS encoding CaiB/BaiF CoA transferase family protein translates to MSDAVSGPVSDLPLTGIRVLELGNYIAAPTAGRLLADFGADVIKVERPRTGDELRNWRLYAGDTSMLYRTLNRNKRSVTLDLRSDAGRRAVLDLAARSDVVLENFRPGTLERWGLGPAELDAANPDVVLVRISAFGQTGPLAGRPGFAAVAEAMGGLRALVGEADRPPSRTGVSIGDSIAGLYGAFSAVMGLYQREASGAARPPLNRRSMDVALNEAVFSMMESLVPDHLAYGVERHRVGGRMEGIAPSNAYVCGDGASVVVAGNGDSIFGRLMEVIGRPELGAEPDLAANAGRWLRRDELDAAIEAWTRSLPRDEVLARLDEAGVPAGPIHTAPDIVADEQFRARDMVQYFDVDTGGAGPARVGFPGVVPVLDGVSVPVRHVGPDLGADTDDVLGGLLGYPADAVRAASGEES